In Ostrea edulis chromosome 4, xbOstEdul1.1, whole genome shotgun sequence, a single window of DNA contains:
- the LOC125668475 gene encoding cytochrome P450 10-like, whose protein sequence is MAIKGTTLSKALTKSFGFQKRVLSTSSTNRQAIAFTEVAPLSCPVKEALTTINRIMEPTKTPTEPTPQVQTSSFKSFDSIPGPKGLPVIGTLFDYMKKDGLRFNKLFEAYRQRALQFGPIFKENIANISTVVISDPVEYNKVIRADGKHPKRHLMEPWYYYREKKKLGQGLVDSQGSEWHKLRTVVSKKMLKMKEVFDYCTDMDEVARDFTDHLSTLRNQQNEVVGIEKELFKWSMESMGTFLFDSRIGCLGPNPPQDAQDFIENLQGFFKLMQPLMYNVPLYKIVPTKIWKQYEKHADNIFKIGRSFVDKKAIQLQQNPLQEGEKSSFIHYMMNQKSLTENEALSTVVDMLISATETTSSGTLWALYCLANNPEVQAKLYEETKRVLPNNETITPETLSQLQYVKAVMKETFRLYPITFATTRYLAEDTEVAGYTIPAGTHVQGNLYGMFRDSKLFPEPETFKPERWLKENQMNQESKALSNLVWGHGARMCIGRRFAEQEMHILVTKIVQNFRLEYNHGPVGAVLNTVMTPDRPLHISFIPRN, encoded by the exons ATGGCAATTAAAGGAACCACTCTAAGCAAAGCTTTGACAAAATCTTTCGGATTTCAAAAGCGGGTCCTCTCCACCTCATCTACAAACAGGCAGGCAATCGCCTTCACAGAAGTAGCACCACTTTCG TGTCCAGTGAAAGAAGCACTGACTACAATAAATCGAATTATGGAACCAACTAAAACACCAACGGAACCAACACCACAGGTCCAAACATCCTCATTTAAGTCGTTCGACAGCATTCCCGGGCCAAAGGGACTCCCCGTCATAGGAACACTCTTTGATTACATGAAGAAAGACGGACTCCGCTTCAACAAACTGTTCGAa GCATACAGACAACGAGCTCTACAATTCGGACccattttcaaagaaaacataGCTAACATTTCAACTGTTGTCATCAGCGACCCTGTTGAATACAACAAGGTCATCAGAGCAGACGGCAAACATCCCAAGCGTCATCTGATGGAGCCCTGGTACTACTACAGGGAAAAAAAGAAGCTGGGACAAGGCCTTGTAGATTC ACAAGGTTCTGAATGGCACAAACTTCGTACCGTTGTTTCCAAGAAGATGTTAAAGATGAAAGAAGTTTTTGATTACTGCACGGACATGGATGAGGTGGCCCGGGATTTCACTGACCACCTGTCCACCCTCAGAAATCAACAGAATGAAGTCGTGGGCATCGAAAAGGAACTCTTCAAGTGGTCCATGGAAT CAATGGGTACATTCTTATTCGACTCAAGGATTGGTTGTCTAGGACCAAATCCTCCCCAAGATGCCCAGGACTTCATTGAAAACTTACAAGGATTCTTCAAGCTGATGCAGCCTCTTATGTATAATGTCCCGCTCTACAAAATAGTTCCTACCAAAATTTGGAAACAGTACGAAAAGCATGCAgacaacattttcaaaattggcAGATCCTTTGTCGACAAG aAAGCTATCCAACTCCAGCAAAATCCCCTTCAAGAAGGAGAAAAATCATCCTTCATACACTACATGATGAATCAGAAATCCCTTACTGAAAACGAAGCTCTCTCAACAGTCGTGGACATGCTCATCAGTGCTACAGAAACG ACATCATCTGGAACCCTTTGGGCATTATACTGCTTGGCCAACAACCCAGAAGTCCAAGCGAAGTTATATGAAGAAACAAAGCGAGTTTTACCGAACAATGAAACAATCACACCAGAAACACTTTCACAACTCCAATACGTCAAGGCCGTAATGAAAGAGACCTTCAG GTTATATCCAATCACTTTCGCCACAACCAGATATTTAGCAGAGGACACAGAAGTAGCTGGTTACACAATACCAGCAGGG ACACACGTTCAGGGGAACTTGTATGGGATGTTTCGAGACAGCAAACTGTTCCCTGAACCGGAAACCTTCAAACCTGAGCGCTGGTTGAAGGAAAACCAGATGAACCAGGAATCAAAAGCTCTCTCGAACCTGGTGTGGGGTCATGGGGCACGCATGTGCATAG GACGCAGATTTGCTGAACAGGAAATGCATATATTAGTAACAAAG ATTGTTCAGAACTTCCGCTTAGAGTACAACCATGGACCGGTAGGAGCTGTGTTAAACACCGTTATGACCCCTGATCGTCCTCTGCACATTTCGTTCATTCCGAGAAATTAA